ATCAAGACAATCTTGAGAACTGTACGTCGCGATAAGGCCTTTTACTTCTACGAAGGAATAGGAAAGCCCACTGAACAAGTGGCCACAAGCCTAATTGATTTCCGCGATAAAGTAAACACTGTCCCGTCCGCATCACTAGTCTTTCATCTGAGGCGAAAAGATTTTGGGAATTGGATTAGAGATGTCATAAGAGATTCTGCTCTAGCGAGAAGAATTGGCAACATCAACCCTAACACTTTCGATTTGAAAATGAAACTACATGCAACAGTCAACATACGAATCAAAGAACTAAAAGAGATGCTACCAACGCCAACGGTCATTTCTGAAGATTTTTCTATCGCTCACACTACTCCGCTATAGATCCTTACGCGAAAAAAAGTTCTAACTTTGCTAACACGGTTGAAATGCTAAAGCAAATATATAGCGACTTTGATTTGAAGTTTAGTGCCTCTTGATGCTTATCAGTGAGATAACATGCAAGTCTCTACTTAATCGAAGTCGTTTGGCAGACTACTGTATTAATCCATATGTTGGTTGTGGTCACGGTTGCAAATATTGCTATGCAGAATCATATACTCGACGTTTTACAAGGCATAAGGAACTATGGGGACAATTCGTAGATGTTAAGGTTAATGCCCTACAAGTCTTAGAGAAAGCGATTCCAAGACATCCAAAAGGTCGAGTATTCTTAAGCTCCCTTACAGACGCCTACCAACCATTAGAGAGCAAGTATGGAATCACTAGGGAAATTCTGAAGATTCTTCTAGATTATCAGTTTCCAATTTCAATCCAAACGAAATCTTCTCTAGTGCTCAGAGACTTGGATTTGCTTTCAAAGTTTGACAGTTGCGAAGTA
This portion of the Candidatus Bathyarchaeota archaeon genome encodes:
- a CDS encoding DUF5752 family protein, producing MSEIKTILRTVRRDKAFYFYEGIGKPTEQVATSLIDFRDKVNTVPSASLVFHLRRKDFGNWIRDVIRDSALARRIGNINPNTFDLKMKLHATVNIRIKELKEMLPTPTVISEDFSIAHTTPL